The following coding sequences are from one Tachysurus vachellii isolate PV-2020 chromosome 7, HZAU_Pvac_v1, whole genome shotgun sequence window:
- the si:dkey-6n21.12 gene encoding schwannomin-interacting protein 1, whose translation MMDGEKEKERERGEEKESDETEEDAEGAALLWQEGSSDDDLGLPIMHWEALSLRIAQLEKQEEEQREKNKDVVQWTDSWPELYNLTRHQDTCEDVEESRLNALTSRLQSQMNLQLCFINNSESEEEEEEDKEKKELNKSSRKQMQQPQQHSSNASSAKAKSGGFKKEVKAALSMLRHKLRLEQKQTKPPSDAVKERTHYNRSDLQKFNLKELNALKTTLSKDIHNLSSELVGRLLTRDQLRTEQDAMLLEIQDMTSL comes from the exons atgatggatggagagaaggagaaagaaagggaaagggGGGAGGAAAAGGAGAGTGATGAGACAGAGGAGGATGCCGAAGGTGCAGCCTTGCTGTGGCAAGAAGGATCTTCTGATGATGACCTAGGACTACCCATCATGCACTGGGAGGCCCTAAGCCTGCGTATTGCTCAACttgaaaaacaagaagaagaacaaagagAGAAGAATAAG GATGTTGTTCAGTGGACTGATAGTTGGCCAGAGTTATATAACCTTACCAGACATCAAGACACTTGTGAGGATGTGGAAGAAAGTCGTCTGAACGCCCTAACATCACG TCTTCAGAGTCAGATGAACCTGCAACTCTGCTTCATCAACaacagtgagagtgaggaggaggaggaggaagacaaggagaaaaaagag TTGAACAAAAGTTCTAGGAAACAGATGCAGCAGCCACAGCAGCATTCCAGCAATGCATCCAGTGCTAAAGCCAAATCTGGTGGATTTAAGAAAGAGGTCAAGGCCGCTCTCAGCATGCTAAGACACAAGCTGAGGTTGGAGCAAAAACAG ACCAAACCCCCAAGCGATGCAGTTAAAGAGAGAACTCATTATAATCGCAGCGACTTGCAGAAGTTCAATTTAAAGGAGTTGAATGCACTGAAGACCACACTAAGCAAAGATATTCATA acctcAGCTCTGAGTTGGTGGGCCGACTTCTCACAAGAGACCAACTAAGAACTGAGCAGGATGCCATGTTATTGGAGATACAGGATATGACATCACTCTGA
- the si:dkey-6n21.13 gene encoding P2Y purinoceptor 3, whose amino-acid sequence MVTDTPTGLSETGQGADTLFLYSTNFSNAASCNIDESYKYIFLPICYSFTFVFSISLNSVVLYRSFRRTKHWNVSLIYMVNLATTDFMYGLSLPFLVASYILHDNWVFGDFMCRLVRFLFYFNLYCSIFFLTCISVHRYLGICHPMRTITLETKRAVKGTCILVWLAVFALTCPIFRFAQTELLPRHKDGGPLAVHEMNSDTHKSNTTPSAEMFHNCWDDAIDKEFQDYVPYGITLHLLGFFVPFSIIAWCYSRVVMTIFRTLHSQPPSNGLRKRQGSRAGTGGEGMSIILGAHSPYVNRRRKSIKTIITITLLFALCFFPFHVTRTIFLVLKVTSRVHCHTMRMVSICYKITRPLASFNAWLNALLYFLTKEKSGPCCNKPPPSHHGLFWPLRMLGKGGNEEEEAEEAVNHKNNELKAENSIFTDLP is encoded by the coding sequence ATGGTGACAGACACTCCTACAGGCCTGTCTGAAACAGGACAAGGCGCTGACACCCTTTTCCTCTATTCAACTAATTTTTCTAATGCTGCTTCCTGTAACATTGATGAGTCCTACAAGTACATCTTCCTTCCTATCTGTTATTCCTTCACATTTGTCTTTAGCATCAGCCTCAATTCTGTGGTGCTCTATCGCTCTTTTCGCCGTACCAAGCACTGGAATGTGTCCCTAATTTATATGGTAAACTTAGCTACTACAGACTTCATGTATGGTCTCTCTTTGCCATTCCTGGTGGCCAGTTACATCCTGCATGACAACTGGGTCTTTGGAGATTTCATGTGTCGCTTAGTGCGCTTCCTGTTCTACTTCAACCTTTATTGTagcatttttttcctcacctGTATCTCTGTGCATCGCTACCTGGGCATCTGTCATCCCATGAGAACCATCACTCTAGAGACCAAACGGGCTGTAAAAGGCACTTGCATTTTGGTATGGCTTGCTGTCTTTGCACTCACATGCCCAATTTTTAGATTTGCACAAACAGAGCTTCTTCCTCGTCACAAGGATGGTGGACCATTAGCGGTACATGAAATGAATAGTGATACACATAAGTCCAATACAACTCCAAGTGCGGAGATGTTCCATAACTGCTGGGATGATGCTATTGATAAGGAGTTCCAGGACTATGTTCCTTATGGAATAACCCTCCATCTCTTGGGGTTCTTTGTGCCATTTAGCATTATTGCCTGGTGTTACTCACGTGTAGTTATGACTATATTTCGAACACTTCATTCCCAACCTCCTTCTAATGGACTAAGGAAAAGACAAGGAAGCAGGGCAGGGACAGGAGGAGAAGGCATGTCCATTATTCTCGGGGCTCATTCCCCATATGTAAACAGGCGTCGCAAGTCCATCAAAACCATCATAACCATTACTCTCCTCTTTGCTCTCTGTTTCTTCCCCTTTCATGTTACCCGCACTATTTTTTTGGTGCTGAAAGTGACCAGCAGGGTGCACTGCCATACAATGCGGATGGTCTCCATTTGTTACAAAATTACTCGGCCACTAGCATCCTTCAATGCTTGGCTTAATGCCTTGCTCTATTTCCTCACCAAAGAAAAAAGTGGACCCTGCTGCAACAAACCACCACCTTCCCACCATGGGCTCTTTTGGCCTTTACGGATGCTGGGAAAAGGTGggaatgaggaggaggaagctGAAGAGGCAGTGAATCATAAAAACAATGAACTCAAGGCAGAAAACAGCATATTCACAGACTTACCTTGa